A DNA window from Amycolatopsis sp. DSM 110486 contains the following coding sequences:
- a CDS encoding TNT domain-containing protein: protein MEPPISESDQHGRLVEIGRLIRAHQPDEGAPAGIGFAQVGDHTEVQPRNTEAGPELVGMFHALRAGMYRQGRGTWLQARFVLASDGTFDFDFFVDGEPQWTTPPDPGAYRDELETFPREDENIPDWWRLRTGLPLGVEFRHARPAEVGEEREPLADEELPLVLQYLEREALVGDAHRTDGTWLWPETVSHQLRRHGIAPEPELVAHIRELGFQPPYVEHLVRRTAEADLLGRPRPRPSAEDGQRTAGDVAAELETSPDPDLADEQLLVVLVQRLGSFGVWPQAYRIGAVEAGKWCLTRGDDGWTVTSAAGNGQTFEHLADAAQQLLGALLLHPARRTGGRETPLETAKEVDDWPIQPAAGDPPLTLLRNKRLTRLSEGTVVLRFGEEPGNLVHHGEVRFATTSLPLERERMAHTYRLRRSLYVVTGVTVPWANLPGGAVAYVLPKPIAEHESDGSLERIE, encoded by the coding sequence GTGGAACCACCAATTTCCGAGTCCGACCAACACGGCCGGCTGGTCGAGATCGGGCGGCTGATCCGCGCCCACCAGCCCGACGAGGGCGCCCCCGCCGGCATCGGCTTCGCGCAGGTCGGCGACCACACCGAGGTCCAGCCGCGCAACACCGAGGCCGGCCCCGAGCTGGTCGGGATGTTCCACGCGCTGCGCGCCGGCATGTACCGCCAGGGCCGCGGCACGTGGCTGCAGGCGCGGTTCGTGCTCGCGTCCGACGGCACCTTCGACTTCGACTTCTTCGTCGACGGCGAACCCCAGTGGACGACCCCGCCCGACCCCGGTGCCTACCGCGACGAGCTCGAGACGTTCCCCCGCGAGGACGAAAACATCCCCGACTGGTGGCGGCTGCGCACCGGGCTGCCGCTCGGCGTCGAGTTCCGCCACGCCCGCCCCGCCGAGGTGGGGGAGGAGCGCGAGCCGCTGGCTGACGAGGAGCTGCCGCTCGTGCTGCAGTACCTCGAACGCGAGGCGCTGGTCGGCGACGCGCACCGCACCGACGGCACCTGGCTGTGGCCTGAGACCGTGTCCCACCAGCTGCGCCGCCACGGCATCGCGCCGGAGCCGGAGCTCGTCGCGCACATCCGTGAGCTGGGGTTCCAGCCGCCGTACGTCGAGCACCTGGTGCGCCGCACGGCGGAGGCCGACTTGCTGGGCCGTCCGCGTCCGCGACCCTCCGCCGAGGACGGGCAGCGCACCGCTGGCGACGTCGCCGCCGAGCTGGAGACCAGCCCCGACCCGGACCTGGCCGACGAGCAGCTGCTGGTGGTCCTCGTGCAGCGGCTCGGCTCGTTCGGCGTGTGGCCGCAAGCCTACCGGATCGGCGCCGTCGAAGCCGGCAAGTGGTGCCTGACCAGGGGCGACGACGGCTGGACCGTCACCTCGGCAGCCGGCAACGGCCAGACCTTCGAGCACCTCGCCGACGCGGCCCAGCAGCTGCTCGGCGCGCTCCTGCTGCACCCGGCCCGGCGGACAGGCGGGCGCGAGACCCCGCTCGAGACGGCGAAGGAAGTGGACGACTGGCCCATCCAGCCGGCCGCGGGTGACCCGCCCCTCACCCTGCTGCGCAACAAGAGACTCACCCGACTGTCCGAAGGTACGGTCGTCCTGCGCTTCGGGGAGGAACCGGGCAACCTGGTCCACCACGGCGAGGTACGGTTCGCCACGACGTCACTGCCACTCGAACGGGAACGAATGGCGCACACTTACCGCCTAAGAAGGTCACTCTACGTGGTCACCGGAGTGACGGTGCCCTGGGCGAACCTGCCGGGCGGAGCAGTGGCATACGTGTTGCCCAAGCCGATCGCGGAGCACGAGTCCGACGGAAGCCTGGAGAGGATCGAGTAG
- a CDS encoding ADP-ribosylglycohydrolase family protein — MEAAEAMEKVVNWLRAVHGPQIAGPGGLRVDHDRVLRIPEGWSIPYNTTAYLDDGRPDKELFPPPSVVVREPDGELRQAPPNPGGLSIPVAFPGQESWREVVDPEYVKAGFGELGVPLQAVAGWVKVDNEGRQTGDERENPEYKAGPIRRGYPKPENTLETLLAFASVGWLTREQLLIGLLRCDVFVPLDPETGATDRFYFSEERNELRVFSATRHFPPREHSWWRVDLATLAEFEHPPNLVINGGPATFEDVSGDDLSTIAKRFPRHEPRIDRHGRGPEAEEDLERLTSDTATRMGLSEPVAVPLVAAENARRHGFELTAEECQRTVLGQSWLNRLAMAEPPRSKPNDWRANGLVPGWDNLGRVIPRLDTFGKYPDRDLENFRYGWQRVAGAYVGFALGEALGMAVDRMRLDEIVTQFGAEGVADLPVAFDQAGRIGSLTQRLLFYTEAVIRSPHREQPESRDVEQQFPSVVRGALMRWLHTQGAPYDDADGWLVKVPDLHVRRTADDAELNAYHAAVTGSPQAVPLTGPTSLIAALPATLIAAGPGTGFSGGVRQAVRDLVGVTHPHEDDLAVATYLAWLFEPVLTKDAFSYPVWNLSREILTEHNTTFVSGPEWAPVKAMVAESVPFFGEHGLPDLRMPELIGDGQGTLSVLGRAFAALSGFENYPEQALLRAVNHSGRSALTGAITGALLGARVGVPGLPQKWIEQLELRHLIEQVVTDALWHFDRRSAMSFLGEEWVQRYPRH, encoded by the coding sequence GTGGAAGCGGCGGAAGCGATGGAGAAGGTCGTGAACTGGCTACGCGCTGTGCACGGCCCCCAGATCGCCGGTCCTGGTGGGCTGCGGGTCGACCACGACCGCGTGCTGCGCATCCCCGAAGGCTGGTCGATCCCGTACAACACCACCGCGTACCTCGACGACGGCCGGCCGGACAAGGAGCTCTTCCCGCCGCCGTCGGTCGTCGTGCGTGAGCCGGACGGCGAGCTGCGCCAGGCACCTCCGAACCCAGGAGGGCTGAGCATCCCCGTGGCCTTCCCCGGCCAGGAGAGCTGGCGCGAAGTCGTGGACCCCGAGTACGTCAAGGCCGGGTTCGGCGAGCTCGGCGTGCCGCTTCAAGCCGTGGCCGGCTGGGTCAAGGTCGACAACGAGGGCCGCCAGACCGGCGACGAGCGCGAGAACCCCGAGTACAAGGCCGGTCCGATCCGCCGCGGCTACCCGAAGCCGGAGAACACGCTGGAGACGCTGCTCGCGTTCGCCAGCGTCGGCTGGCTCACGCGTGAGCAGCTGCTGATCGGCCTGCTGCGCTGCGATGTCTTCGTGCCGCTCGACCCCGAGACCGGCGCCACGGATCGCTTCTACTTCTCCGAAGAGCGCAACGAGCTGCGCGTCTTCAGCGCGACGCGCCACTTCCCGCCGCGCGAGCACTCCTGGTGGCGCGTGGACCTCGCCACGCTGGCCGAGTTCGAGCACCCGCCGAACCTCGTGATCAACGGCGGCCCGGCGACGTTCGAGGACGTCTCGGGCGACGATCTCTCCACCATCGCCAAGCGCTTCCCGCGCCACGAGCCGCGCATCGATCGGCACGGACGCGGCCCCGAGGCCGAGGAAGACCTCGAGCGCCTCACCAGCGACACCGCCACGCGCATGGGCCTGTCCGAGCCGGTGGCCGTGCCGCTGGTAGCGGCCGAAAACGCGCGTCGCCACGGCTTCGAGCTCACCGCCGAGGAGTGCCAGCGCACGGTGCTGGGCCAGTCGTGGCTCAACCGCCTCGCGATGGCGGAGCCGCCGCGCAGCAAGCCGAACGACTGGCGCGCCAACGGTCTCGTGCCGGGCTGGGACAACCTCGGCCGCGTGATCCCGCGCCTGGACACATTCGGCAAGTACCCCGACCGCGACCTCGAGAACTTCCGCTACGGCTGGCAGCGCGTCGCGGGCGCGTACGTGGGCTTCGCGCTCGGCGAGGCGCTCGGCATGGCCGTCGACCGGATGCGGCTCGACGAGATCGTCACGCAGTTCGGGGCCGAGGGCGTGGCCGACCTGCCCGTCGCGTTCGACCAGGCGGGCCGCATCGGCTCGCTGACGCAGCGGCTGCTGTTCTACACCGAGGCTGTGATCCGCAGCCCGCACCGCGAGCAGCCGGAGTCGCGCGACGTCGAGCAGCAGTTCCCGTCCGTGGTGCGCGGCGCGTTGATGCGCTGGCTGCACACGCAGGGCGCGCCGTACGACGACGCCGACGGCTGGCTCGTGAAGGTGCCCGACCTCCACGTCCGCCGCACCGCCGACGACGCCGAGCTCAACGCCTACCACGCGGCGGTCACCGGATCTCCGCAGGCAGTGCCGCTGACAGGCCCGACGTCGTTGATCGCCGCGCTGCCCGCCACGCTCATCGCCGCCGGCCCCGGCACGGGCTTCAGCGGCGGCGTGCGCCAGGCCGTGCGCGACCTCGTCGGCGTGACGCACCCGCACGAGGACGACCTGGCGGTGGCGACGTACCTGGCCTGGCTCTTCGAGCCGGTGCTCACGAAGGACGCGTTCAGCTATCCCGTGTGGAACCTCTCGCGCGAGATCCTGACCGAGCACAACACCACGTTCGTCAGCGGTCCCGAGTGGGCGCCGGTGAAGGCGATGGTCGCCGAGTCGGTGCCGTTCTTCGGCGAACACGGGCTGCCGGATCTGCGGATGCCCGAGCTGATCGGCGACGGCCAAGGCACGCTTTCGGTGCTCGGGCGCGCGTTCGCCGCGTTATCCGGGTTCGAGAACTACCCCGAGCAGGCCCTGCTGCGCGCGGTGAACCATTCCGGGCGCAGCGCGCTGACCGGGGCGATCACCGGCGCGTTGCTCGGCGCCCGCGTCGGCGTGCCCGGGCTGCCGCAGAAGTGGATCGAGCAGCTCGAGCTGCGGCACCTCATCGAACAGGTCGTCACGGACGCGTTGTGGCACTTCGATCGCCGCTCCGCGATGAGTTTCCTGGGCGAAGAGTGGGTGCAGCGCTACCCGCGGCACTGA